A window of Syntrophorhabdaceae bacterium genomic DNA:
TGAGAACTCCAAGCGCCGGTAACTTTCCGAAATATACACGGGAGAGTAGCATACGGCCCAAAAACCCGGCTAAAGCGCACATGAATGTGGTGGCGGCTGCGCCGTTGAATCCGTATAGGGGGATGAGTAATCTGTTGAGGGCAATATTGACGACTAATAATGAAAGCGCAAGTAGAAGCAATCGTCTCATCTGATCGCCTATTGCCAGCAAGAGGGTGCCCATGGGACCGCTTATCATGTTGAACAAGAAGGCCCACCCTATCCAGCGCAAGGCAACGACGCCCGTTGCATACGTGCCGCCGAACAGAAAGTGCAAGAGTGGCTCGGCCAGAACAATGGTGATTCCGGCCACCCCAAAGCCACAAACTGCGAAGACTCCGAGTGAATCGGAAAACAGATCCCATAGTTCGTGGCGCGAAGCGCCCGTTCTAGCAGACAGGGCAGGGTAAAGCGCTCCGATCAGGCTGCCGGACAGCAGAGAGAGTACGTCAGTAAACTTGGCCGCAACTCCGTATACTGCAACATCGTTGAGCGGTCTCAGCCAACCCATCATGAGAAGGTCGATTCGATGAAAAAGGGCGCCGTACGCCATAAGAAGGGCAAAAGGCACAGACAGTTTAAGAATGTGGCCGACCACAGAAACGTTAATTTTCCAGCGTAATGCCGGGACATATTTCCTCACCACAAATGTGAATATGGCGGCCTTCACCGATTCCGTGAGAAAAAGAACAATTACAAGAGATGTGACGGTTCCCCATATCCGGAGAACCATAAGGTTCAGAATTAGTCCGAGCGAGGAGCAACAGACCACCACGCCGGCATAGGCGCCCATATCCTCGTGGGCTCTGATCACGGCCGAGGCTATCTGGCCGATCCCTATAGAGACGAGGATGATACCCCCAAACCCCATGAGCAACACGATCTCGGGTCCGTAATGCAGAAGGTGGGATAAGCCGATCAGGATGGCCCAGCTGCAGAGCGCAAACATAAATGCCAGAAGCAGGGCATTGGGATAGAATTCCTCTGCCTGGCGTTTGTCTTTGGCGACCTCTCTGATCACGACGCTTTCCATGCCGAAGTTGACGATCATGCCGCCGATAAAGAGCATAGTCAGAATGAGGTTGTACGTACCGAAATCCTTCTGACTCAGGTTGCGGGCTATAACCACGAACAGGATCGCATAGGCCACCTTGTCAGCAAGGCTTGCCATCATTAACGACACAGTGTTCTTGTATATTCTCGGCAGCATCACGAAAAGAAGACTGTCTGCAGAAAGTCCGCTAAGTTCGGAGCGACCGCACCGGCCAAAAGGCTATTTTGCGAAAATCTCCGAAACGGTTTTGTTCTCCAGATGGCGGTGGCTGCATGGCCGCACAAGAATTTGGCCACCCGGGGTGTCAATAGTAATTTGAGAATAAAGGCCGGAACATTGCGATGATATAGCTCGATCCAGAATTGAAAGAATGGAAGGCTCTGAGACCTCCAATCCCGGGTATAGATTTGGGCGTGTTTGTCCTTTATGATCCCATGTTCGAGGGCTCTTTGATACAGGGGAGTGCCGGGAAAGAGCATGAGCGAGTATATCGGATGGTGCCACGGTTGCGGAAAACTTACGGCCAAACGTAAGGTCTCCAGGATTTCATCCAAGGTCTCATATGGATTGTCAATGATGAATTGATAGGTGGGGGGAAGATCCATAGCGTGACGATATTTCTCCACTAAATCGAGCGCCGACCGAAGCCTCGCATGCTCCTTGGTCCTATTGTACATTGCGGCCATACGGGAATTTGCGGTCTCCACTCCCATAGTAATATGCGAACAGCCGGATTTGAACAGG
This region includes:
- a CDS encoding oligosaccharide flippase family protein, which produces MMASLADKVAYAILFVVIARNLSQKDFGTYNLILTMLFIGGMIVNFGMESVVIREVAKDKRQAEEFYPNALLLAFMFALCSWAILIGLSHLLHYGPEIVLLMGFGGIILVSIGIGQIASAVIRAHEDMGAYAGVVVCCSSLGLILNLMVLRIWGTVTSLVIVLFLTESVKAAIFTFVVRKYVPALRWKINVSVVGHILKLSVPFALLMAYGALFHRIDLLMMGWLRPLNDVAVYGVAAKFTDVLSLLSGSLIGALYPALSARTGASRHELWDLFSDSLGVFAVCGFGVAGITIVLAEPLLHFLFGGTYATGVVALRWIGWAFLFNMISGPMGTLLLAIGDQMRRLLLLALSLLVVNIALNRLLIPLYGFNGAAATTFMCALAGFLGRMLLSRVYFGKLPALGVLIWRPFLASIVMGVLLFFLMRVHILIVIPAGLSFYIFSLAFLGEFRQARYILIRSR